A stretch of the Lactuca sativa cultivar Salinas chromosome 9, Lsat_Salinas_v11, whole genome shotgun sequence genome encodes the following:
- the LOC122196127 gene encoding uncharacterized protein LOC122196127, with protein sequence MNGWEKPISELHGMLKTPKKNIPSKTPQVLMIREGKVKKTKGKNFKGKPQAGKGKGKKASQNPPPKKKEKVAKDDTCFKFGVVRNWKRNCPKYLAESKNKKAEEGPSGTSIFMIEMGLFTFSSSTWALDTGCGTYICNWLQGFIKSRELKTDEMVLHVGNGAGLQSKQ encoded by the coding sequence ATGAATGGGTGGGAGAAACCTATCTCTGAGTTGCACGGGATGCTGAAAACTCCAAAAAAGAATATCCCAAGTAAAACTCCCCAAGTGCTCATGATTAGGGAAGGAAAAGTCAAGAAGACCAAAGGCAAGAACTTCAAGGGAAAGCCACAAGCTGGCAAGGGCAAAGGAAAGAAAGCTTCCCAAAACCCACCACCTAAAAAGAAGGAAAAGGTTGCCAAAGATGACACATGCTTTAAGTTTGGAGTTGTCAGGAATTGGAAAAGGAATTGTCCTAAGTACCTTGCAGAGTCGAAGAACAAGAAGGCCGAGGAAGGcccttcaggtacatccattttCATGATTGAAATGGGATTATTTACTTTTTCATCAAGCACTTGGGCATTAGATACTGGTTGTGGAACTTATATTTGTAATTGGTTACAAGGGTTCATAAAGAGTAGGGAACTGAAGACAGATGAGATGGTATTGCATGTGGGCAATGGAGCAGGGTTACAGTCCAAGCAATAG